The DNA region GCGGGGCGGCTCGGCGCTGCCCGAGGTGCCGAGGAAGTCGTCGGCGGTGGGCGCGGGCAGTCGGCGCCGGTCCAGTTTGCCGCTGGGGGTCTGCGGGATCTCCTCGACGAGGCGGATCGCCGCGGGCAGCGCGTAGCGCGGCAGGCGTCCCGCCGCGTGGGTGCGCAGCTCGCCGCGGTCGAGGCCGCCCGATTCCGCCACCACGTACGCGACCAGGCGCGGCGTCGCCCCGGCGGCGCCGTGCACCACCACGACGCAGTCGGTCACGCCCGGGTGGTCGACGAGGACGGACTCGACCTCGCCGAGCTCGATGCGGTGGCCGCGGAGCTTGACCTGGTTGTCGAAGCGGCCGAGGAACTCCAGCTGGCCGTCGGCCCGGTGGCGGGCGCGGTCGCCGGTGCGGTAGAGCCGCGCGCCGGGTTCGGCGGCGAACGGGTCGGGGATGAAGCGTCCGGCGGTGAGGCCGGGGCGCCGCCAGTAGCCCTGGGCCACCTGGACGCCGCCGATGTACAGCTCGCCGGCGGCGCCGGGCGGCACCGGCTGCATGTGCTCGTCGAGGACCCAGATGGTGGAGCCCGGCACCGGTGCGCCGATGGGGGCCCGCTGTCTGCGGGTGACCTCGGCGGTGAGTTCGGCGACGGTCATCAGGACGGTGGCCTCGGTGGGCCCGTACCAGTTGAAGACCCGGCAGCCTTGCGCGGAGGGTCCCTCGAACCAGTCGGCGAACCGGGCGGGGACGACCTCCTCGCCCGCGAGCAGCAGCGCCCGCAGGCCGAGCGGTACGCCGCCGGTGTCGCCGCTGCCGTCCACGGCGGCCAGTTCCTGCGCGATCGTCGGGGTGGTGGCGAGCATGGTGACGCCCTCGCCCCGCAGATGGCCGTGCAGTTGCTGCGCGTCCGCGGCGACGTCGCCGGGCACGAGGTGGATCCGCGATCCCGCCACCAGGCCCGCGAACAGCTCCCACACCGACAGGTCGAAGGTGAAGGTGGAGCGGACCGCGACCACGTCGTCGGCGGTGGGCGCCACGACGGTGCCGGAGGCCTCCAGGTAGGCGAGCAGGTTGTGGTGGCTGACGCCGACGCCCTTGGGGGTGCCGGTGGAGCCGGAGGTGTAGATGAGGTACGCGAGGTCGGCGGCGTCGGCGCGCTGCGGGACCGCGGCGTCGGTGGCCGCGGCGGCCTCGGCGACGGTGCGCACCGTGATGCCCTCCTCGGCGAGCAGCGCGAGCACGGCCGCGTCGTCCTCGGTGAGGTGCGCGGTCAGCGCCGTGCGGCAGCCCGAGTCGCGGATCAGGTGCGTGATGCGCTCCAGGGGCAGCTCCGGGTCGACGGGGACGTAGGCCGCGCCCGCCGTCATGGCGGCGAGCAGGCCGGTGACCAGGTCGACGCCGCGCCGGGCCACGACCGCGACCAGGTCGCCGCGGCGCACTCCGGCGGCGGTGAGTCCGTCGGCGGCGGCGCGGGCCCGCTCGGTGAGCTGGCGGTAGGTCAGGACGCCGCCGGGTCCGGTGACCGCGACCGCGCCGGGGCGGGCCGCCGCGACGGCTTCGATCGCCTCGTGCAGGGTGCCGCCGGGCACCACCAGGGGGCCGCCGTCGGCGCGGCGGGCCGCGGCCTGCGCGTCGTAGGGCAGCAGGCTGGCCGCCTCGTGCGGGGCGTCGGGGTCGGTGGCGAAGCGGCGCAGGGCCTGCGCGTACATCGTGGCGAGGTCGGCGGCCCACTCGTCGGAGACCCGGTCGCTGTCGTAGGCGAGGATCAGGCCGAGCTCGTTGGCGGGCGGGTGCACCGAATAGGTCGCCATCACCGCGTAGTTGGTGTCCTCGGCGGACGCCGGGTGGTGGTCGAGGAGTTCGACGACGCCGGTGTCGAGGACCTCGCTGAGCGCGTGGAAGCGCACGAAGTTCACGCCCACGTCGAACAGCGGGTCGTTGCCGAGGGCCTGCTGCACGTTGATGAGCGGGGTGTGCCGGTGTTCGAGGAGGCCGCGCTCCTCGTCGAAGGCGCGCCGGGCCAGCTCGCGCCAGCTGCCGCCGGGCACGGACAGGGAGGTCGGCAGCATGTTGATGAACAGGCCGCGCAGGTCCTTGGCGCCGGGCAGGTCGGGGCGGCCGTGCATCACCATGCCGGTGACCGGATCGGTCACGGCGAGGGCCTCGGCGAGCACCTTGAAGTGCACGCCCACGGCGAGGCTCTTGAAGGGCAGGCCCTCCTCCTTGGCGAGCCGCGCGAGGCGCTGGGAGGTGTCGGGGTCGACGTCGACCTGGACGCGGCGCACCTGCGGCAGCCCGGCGGGGCGCAGATCGGCGACGGAGCGCGGTTCGGCGTCGGCCATCCGCCGCCGCCACACCTCCGCGACGTCCGCTCCTTCGAGGGCATCCCGCTCCGTCTTGATGAAGTCGGCGTACCGCAGCGGCAGTTCGGGCCAGCGGGTGCCGTAGTCGGGGGCGTCGTCGAGCAGTGCGGCCTGGCGGCTGAAGATCTCCGTCACGGTGGACGTCCAGCTCCAGCCGTCGAGGATGACGTGGTTCTCGCTGACCGTCAGCTGGAACTCGTCGTCACCGAGCAGGTGCACGGCGAGCCGCTGCAGCGGTGCCCGCTCCAGGTCGAGGTGGTCCTCGCGCTCCTGGGCGACGAAGTCGTCGATCTCGGCGCGCTGGGCGGCGGCATCGAGCCCGGAGAGGTCCCGCACGGTCAGGAGCGGCGGCACGTCTCGGTGCACGATCTGCAGCGGCTCGGAGTAGCCGTCCAGGGAGATGCTGGTGCGCAGGACGGGGTGGCGGTCCATGGTGTCGGTGAGGGCGCGGCGCAGCAGCTCCGCGTCGAGGCGGCCGCGCATGCGCACGCTGACGGTGTTGTGGTAGATGCCCGCCTCGGGGTGCAGGTGCAGGTGGTAGAGCATGCCCGCCTGGGTGGCGCTGAGCGGGTAGGCGTCCTCGGCGTCGGCGGGCAGCGCGGCCCGGTCCTCGGCGCTGATCATCTCGAACGGCTCGGCGCGCGCCAGGGTCTCGGCGCCGCTGCCCGCGAGGTGGGTGGCGAACTCGGCGACGGTCTGGTGCTTGAAGACGGCGTGCACACGGGTCTCGTGGCCGAGGGCGCGCAGGGTGCCGCTGATCTCCACGGCGCGGATGGAGTCCCCGCCGAGGGCGAAGAAGTTGTCGTGCACGCCGACCCGCTCGACGCCGAGGACGTCGGCCCACACCCCGGCGACGGTCTCCTCCAGGCCGGTGCGCGGGGCGGTGTACTCGGTCCCCGCGTCCAGGCGGGCCTCGGCCGGGTCGGGCAGGGCCCGCCGGTCGGCCTTGCCGTTGACGGTCAGCGGCACCTCGTCCAGGGCGGTGTAGACCGCGGGCACCATGTAGGACGGCAGCAGCCCGGAGGCGTGCTCCCGCAGTTCGGGCACGTCCGGCAGCTCACCGGCGGCGGGCACCAGCCACACCACCAGCTGCTCGCCGCGCACGTCGGCGACGGCGGCGGCGACGCCGGGGTGGGCGGCGAGGGCGACCTCCACCTCGCCCAGCTCGATCCGGAAGCCACGGATCTTCACCTGGGCGTCGGCGCGCCCCCAGTACTCGAACTCGCCGTCCTCGGTGACCCGGGCCAGGTCCCCGCTGCGGTAGAGGCGGGCCCCGGGCACGTCGGAGAACGGGTCGGGCACGAACCGCTCGGCGGTGAGCCCGCCGCGGCCGGCGTAGCCGAGGGTGACGCCCGCGCCGCCGACGTGGAGTTCGCCGACGAGCCCGGCGGGCAGCGGGTTGAGGGCCGCGTCGAGGACGTGCAGGGTCAGGTCGTCGATGGGGACGCCGATGGGGCTGCCGGTGCGGTCGCCCAGGTCGTCGGCGGTGATGACGCGGAAGGTGGAGTGCACGGTGGTCTCGGTGATGCCGTACATGTTCACCAAGACCGGCGACCGGTCGCCGCGCGCCTCGATCCACGGCCGCAGCGTGTTCGGGTCGAGCCGCTCGCCGCCGAACACCACGTGGCGCAGGGCGAGTTCACGGGTGGAGCCCTCGGCGGCGTCGGCCGCCACCACGCCCTTGAAGGCCGACGGCGTCTGGCTGAACACGGTGACGCCGAGCCGCTCGACGAGCGCGAGCAGGTCCGCGGGCGACTGGGCGGTCTCGTCCGGCACCAGGGCCAGCTTCCCGCCGTGCAGCAGCGCGCCCCACAGCTCCCAGACGGACACGTCGAAGGCGTAGGAGTGGAAGAACGTCCACACGTCGTGCGGCCCGAAGTCGAAGCGCCGCGCGGTCGACGTGTACAGGCGCAGGACCTGGGCGTCGGCGACCTCCACGCCCTTGGGGCGGCCGGTGGAGCCGGAGGTGTAGATGACGTAGGCGACGTCGCCGGGGTGCCGGGCGGGCAGCGTGGCGCGGCTCGGGTCGACGGGGTCGGCCCCGGCGAGGGGGCGGCCGTGCCCGTCGACGCACACCTGTGGCAGGTCCGTGCCGAGCGTGCCCGCGCCCTGGGCGCCGCACACCAGCAGGCGGCCGCCGCTGTCGTCCAGGACGTGCCGGATGCGGTCCGCGGGGTTGCGCAGGTCCAGTGGCACGTACGCGGCGCCCGCGCGAAGCACCGCGAGGATCGCCACGATCTGCGCGGGCCCGCGCTCCAGGTACAGCGGGACGCGGTCGCCGGGCGCCACGCCCCGGTCCACCAGGTGGCGGGCCAGGGTCTCGACGCGGTCGGCGAGTTCGCCGTACGCGATGTCCTCGCCCTCCCAGTGCAGGGCGACGCGGGCGGGGTGGCGGGCGGCCGAGCGCAGGAAGGCGTGGTCGAGTCCGTGCGTCACCAGGGACTCGGCCACCGGGCCCTCGGGGACGGCGGGCGCGGCGAGCGGAAGGAGCCGCACCTCGCGGTCCGGGGCGTCGAGGCCCGAGGTGAGCAGGTGGACGTATGCGTCGAGCAGGGCGCCCGCGGTGTGCTCGCGCAGCAGCTCCGTGTCGTACTCCAGCATCAGTTCCAGGTCGTCGCCGCGGTGGGAGACGCTGAGCGTGACGTCGGTCTTGGAGGCGGCCGTCTCCACGGGCACGGGGGTCATGACGGCCTCGCCGAGGCCGAGCGCGGAGCGGTCCTCGCCGAGGTAGGCGAACATCGCGCCGAACAGCGGGGCGCCGGTGCTGCCGCCGACGGCCGCCACCACCGACGAGGTCGGCACGTGCTGGTGGTCCAGGGAGCGGGCGACGGTGGCCGCCGAGTCCTGCGCGAGGTCGCGCAGCGTCGCGCCGTCGCGCAGTCGGCTGCGCAGCGCCAGGGTGTTGATGAACGGGCCGACGGTGGCGCGCAGTTCGGGCCGCACGCGGTTGGCGACCGGCACCCCGATGACCAGGTCGTCGGTGAGGGCGGCCCGGTGCAGCACCGCCCGCCAGGCGCCGTACAGGACGGCGAAGACGGACACGCCGCAGCCCGCGGCGAACTTCTCCACGCGCTCGCGCAGCGCGGGCCCGGTGGGACGCACCAGATGGTGGCCGTGATGGCCGCGCGCGTCGGGGCGGGGATGGTCGAAGGGCAGGCTCAGGCCACGCGGGGCGCCGTCCAGCTCGGCCCGCCAGTGGGCGAGGGACGCCTCCCGCGAGGGCGCGTCCTGGCTGGTGTGCTCCCACCAGGCGTAGTCGGTGTACGAAGGTCCCTCGGGCGCCGACGGCGGGGTGGAGCCGGTGCGGAACGCCTCGTAGGCGGCGGTGAGTTCCTGGATGAGGACACTCACCGAGAGGCCGTCGACGACCAGGTGGTGGAAGGCGACGACGAGGCGGTGCCGCTCGGGCGCGAGGGCGATGAGCAGGCCCCGGGCGAGCGCTCCGCCGGCGTCCAGGGCGAAGGGGGCGCGCAGTTCGGCGTCGGTCAGCTCGTCCCTGCGCCGCTCGGCGGCCTCGGCGTCCGTGGCCGCCAGCCGGGTCAGGTCGGTGCGGCGCAGCGGCGGCAGCGTGGGCAGCAGGCGGGCGTGCGCCTTGCCGCGGACGTCGTCGGTGACCAGGCGCAGCCCCTCGTGCCGGGCGAGCATCCAGTCGAAGGCCCGGGTCAGCGCGTCGGCGTCCAGCGGGCCCTCGATGTCGAGGGCGGCGGGGACGGTGTAGGCGCTGCCGGTCGGGTCGAGGGCGTGCGCCGTCCACAGCTGGAGCTGGCTCTCGGAGAGGACGACCTGGTCCTGGTCGGCGCGCCGGGGCACGCGGGAGGTGGTGGCCCCGCGCCCCGGGCGACGGGCCGCGAGGGCGCGCCTGGCCTGCTCGAGGCGGTCGGCTCCGGCAGAGCTTTCGGATGCGGTCATGACTGTTCCTTGGGGACGTCGTGGGCGGGGCCCGCGGTGGGGGCCTCCGGGTCGTCTGCCGGGTCCAGGGCGGCGAACGCCTCCGCGAACTCGCGGACGGCGCCGTCCTGGTCGTGGGCGAGGAGCAGGTTCGCCTGGTCCGCGACGGTGGGCGCGGTGAGCAGGTCCTGCAGGGGCAGTTCGGTGCCCATCAGGTCGCGGACCTGGGCGACGGTGTGCATGGCGCGGATGGAGTCGCCGCCGAGGGCGAAGAAGCTGTCGTGCGCGCCGACCCGCTCGACGCCGAGGACGGTGCGCCAGATCTCCGCGACGACCATCTCCACGGGCGTGCGCGGCGCGGTGAACTCGCCGCCCCGCTCCAGGTGCCCGTCCGCCGGGTCCGGCAGCGCGCGCCGGTCGGTCTTGCCCTGGGGGGTCAGCGGCACCTGGTCCAGGGCGACGAAGAGCCCGGGGACCAGGTACGCGGGCAGCACGGCGGCGCAGTGCTCGCGCAGCTCCGCCACGGTCGGCGCGCCGTCGGGGCCCGGCACGAGCCAGGCGACGAGGCGGCTGTCGCGGGCGTCGACGACCGCGGCGCGCACGCCGGGGTGGCGCAGCAGGACGGCCTCGACCTCGCCGGGTTCGACGCGGTAGCCGCGCACCTTCAACTGGCCGTCGGCGCGCCCGCAGAACTCCGGCAGGCCGTCGGCGCCGATGCGCACGAGGTCGCCGGTCCGGTACAGGCGGGCGCCCGGCTCGGAGGCGAACGGGTCGGGCGGATACCGCTCGGCGGTGCGGCCGCCCCGGCCCGCGTAGCCGCGGGTGACCCCGGCGCCGCCGACGTACAGCTCACCGATCACACCGGGGGCGACCGGCATCAGCGCTTCGTCGAGGACGTGCAGCGTGGTGCCGCCGACGGGGCCGCCGAGGCTGACGCGGCCGTCGGCGCCGACGATCCCCGCGGTGGCGTTGGCGGTGGCCTCGGAGGGTCCGTACAGGTTCCACAGCCGCGCCTTCGGCAGCAGGCGGTACGTGCGTGCCACCAGGTCGGCGGTCAGGGCCTCGCCGCCGAGGAGCACGTCCAAGGCCGACTCGCCCGGTCGGGCCGTGCTGTCGGCGGACTCCAGGGCGCGCAGGGTCTCGTCCCACAGGCGGGGGACGGTGTTGACCGTGGTGACGGTGGTGGCGTCGGCGCCGGAGACGGCCGCCGCCAGCGTCTCGGCGGGCCGCTGTCCGGCCGGGGGCAGCA from Streptomyces flavofungini includes:
- a CDS encoding non-ribosomal peptide synthetase; the protein is MTASESSAGADRLEQARRALAARRPGRGATTSRVPRRADQDQVVLSESQLQLWTAHALDPTGSAYTVPAALDIEGPLDADALTRAFDWMLARHEGLRLVTDDVRGKAHARLLPTLPPLRRTDLTRLAATDAEAAERRRDELTDAELRAPFALDAGGALARGLLIALAPERHRLVVAFHHLVVDGLSVSVLIQELTAAYEAFRTGSTPPSAPEGPSYTDYAWWEHTSQDAPSREASLAHWRAELDGAPRGLSLPFDHPRPDARGHHGHHLVRPTGPALRERVEKFAAGCGVSVFAVLYGAWRAVLHRAALTDDLVIGVPVANRVRPELRATVGPFINTLALRSRLRDGATLRDLAQDSAATVARSLDHQHVPTSSVVAAVGGSTGAPLFGAMFAYLGEDRSALGLGEAVMTPVPVETAASKTDVTLSVSHRGDDLELMLEYDTELLREHTAGALLDAYVHLLTSGLDAPDREVRLLPLAAPAVPEGPVAESLVTHGLDHAFLRSAARHPARVALHWEGEDIAYGELADRVETLARHLVDRGVAPGDRVPLYLERGPAQIVAILAVLRAGAAYVPLDLRNPADRIRHVLDDSGGRLLVCGAQGAGTLGTDLPQVCVDGHGRPLAGADPVDPSRATLPARHPGDVAYVIYTSGSTGRPKGVEVADAQVLRLYTSTARRFDFGPHDVWTFFHSYAFDVSVWELWGALLHGGKLALVPDETAQSPADLLALVERLGVTVFSQTPSAFKGVVAADAAEGSTRELALRHVVFGGERLDPNTLRPWIEARGDRSPVLVNMYGITETTVHSTFRVITADDLGDRTGSPIGVPIDDLTLHVLDAALNPLPAGLVGELHVGGAGVTLGYAGRGGLTAERFVPDPFSDVPGARLYRSGDLARVTEDGEFEYWGRADAQVKIRGFRIELGEVEVALAAHPGVAAAVADVRGEQLVVWLVPAAGELPDVPELREHASGLLPSYMVPAVYTALDEVPLTVNGKADRRALPDPAEARLDAGTEYTAPRTGLEETVAGVWADVLGVERVGVHDNFFALGGDSIRAVEISGTLRALGHETRVHAVFKHQTVAEFATHLAGSGAETLARAEPFEMISAEDRAALPADAEDAYPLSATQAGMLYHLHLHPEAGIYHNTVSVRMRGRLDAELLRRALTDTMDRHPVLRTSISLDGYSEPLQIVHRDVPPLLTVRDLSGLDAAAQRAEIDDFVAQEREDHLDLERAPLQRLAVHLLGDDEFQLTVSENHVILDGWSWTSTVTEIFSRQAALLDDAPDYGTRWPELPLRYADFIKTERDALEGADVAEVWRRRMADAEPRSVADLRPAGLPQVRRVQVDVDPDTSQRLARLAKEEGLPFKSLAVGVHFKVLAEALAVTDPVTGMVMHGRPDLPGAKDLRGLFINMLPTSLSVPGGSWRELARRAFDEERGLLEHRHTPLINVQQALGNDPLFDVGVNFVRFHALSEVLDTGVVELLDHHPASAEDTNYAVMATYSVHPPANELGLILAYDSDRVSDEWAADLATMYAQALRRFATDPDAPHEAASLLPYDAQAAARRADGGPLVVPGGTLHEAIEAVAAARPGAVAVTGPGGVLTYRQLTERARAAADGLTAAGVRRGDLVAVVARRGVDLVTGLLAAMTAGAAYVPVDPELPLERITHLIRDSGCRTALTAHLTEDDAAVLALLAEEGITVRTVAEAAAATDAAVPQRADAADLAYLIYTSGSTGTPKGVGVSHHNLLAYLEASGTVVAPTADDVVAVRSTFTFDLSVWELFAGLVAGSRIHLVPGDVAADAQQLHGHLRGEGVTMLATTPTIAQELAAVDGSGDTGGVPLGLRALLLAGEEVVPARFADWFEGPSAQGCRVFNWYGPTEATVLMTVAELTAEVTRRQRAPIGAPVPGSTIWVLDEHMQPVPPGAAGELYIGGVQVAQGYWRRPGLTAGRFIPDPFAAEPGARLYRTGDRARHRADGQLEFLGRFDNQVKLRGHRIELGEVESVLVDHPGVTDCVVVVHGAAGATPRLVAYVVAESGGLDRGELRTHAAGRLPRYALPAAIRLVEEIPQTPSGKLDRRRLPAPTADDFLGTSGSAEPPRDDVERELLAIWQDLLGLEGLGIRDHFYEAGGHSLLATRLLLRVRREFGVRLRVQQAMADFTVAGIGELIKSARESTGGASARRAGRR